One segment of Capricornis sumatraensis isolate serow.1 chromosome 23, serow.2, whole genome shotgun sequence DNA contains the following:
- the PPP1R3C gene encoding protein phosphatase 1 regulatory subunit 3C, with protein sequence MSCTRMIQVLDPRPLTSSVMPVDVAVRLCLAHSPPLKSFLSPYDDFQRRNFVNKLKPLKPCLNIKQEARAQDGWKPSHSQAKKRVVFADSKGLSLTAIHVFSDLPEEPVWDLQFDLLDLNDISSGLKLHEEKNLILDFPQPSADYLSFRNHFQKNSVCLENCSLQERTVTGTVKVKNVSFEKKVQIRITFDSWQSYNDVDCAYMKNVYGGSDSDTFSFAIDLPSVIPTKEKIEFCVAYHANGQVFWDNNEGQNYRIVHAQWKPDGVQTQMAAQDCAFHQAPPPKAELESTVFGSPRLASGLFPEWQSWGRMENLASYR encoded by the exons ATGAGCTGCACCAG AATGATCCAGGTCTTAGATCCACGGCCTCTGACAAGTTCAGTCATGCCCGTGGATGTCGCTGTGAGGCTCTGCTTGGCTCATTCCCCACCTCTGAAGAGCTTCCTGAGCCCTTATGATGACTTCCAACGAAGAAATTTTGTGAACAAATTAAAGCCCCTAAAGCCGTGTCTCAACATAAAACAGGAAGCCAGAGCACAGGACGGCTGGAAGCCTTCACACAGCCAAGCCAAGAAGCGGGTGGTGTTTGCGGACTCTAAGGGCCTCTCCCTCACCGCCATCCACGTCTTCTCAGACCTTCCCGAGGAGCCCGTGTGGGATCTCCAGTTTGACCTCTTGGACCTGAATGATATCTCCTCAGGCTTAAAGCTCCACGAGGAGAAGAACCTGATTCTGGATTTCCCTCAGCCTTCAGCTGACTACTTAAGTTTTCGGAACCACTTCCAGAAGAACTCTGTCTGCCTGGAGAACTGCTCTTTGCAGGAGCGAACCGTGACGGGGACTGTGAAGGTGAAGAACGTGAGCTTTGAGAAGAAGGTTCAGATCCGGATCACTTTTGACTCCTGGCAGAGCTACAACGACGTGGACTGTGCCTACATGAAAAACGTGTACGGTGGCTCGGACAGCGACACCTTCTCGTTTGCCATTGAcctaccctctgtcatccccacaAAGGAGAAAATTGAGTTCTGTGTCGCCTACCATGCTAATGGGCAGGTCTTCTGGGACAACAACGAGGGTCAGAATTACAGAATCGTCCATGCACAGTGGAAACCCGATGGGGTGCAGacacagatggcagcccaggaCTGTGCCTTCCACCAGGCACCACCCCCCAAGGCCGAGCTGGAGTCGACAGTGTTTGGCAGTCCAAGGCTGGCCAGTGGGCTCTTCCCAGaatggcagagctgggggagGATGGAGAACTTGGCCTCTTACCGATGA